A single genomic interval of Litoreibacter ponti harbors:
- a CDS encoding peptidylprolyl isomerase codes for MNKISLIAVLLLGTPAFAAGLEIDIAGEANGTIKVDLLEEVAPQHVERITTLAEQGAYDGVVFHRVIDGFMAQTGDVQFGKAGGDLSGAGRGGSDLPDLPAEFSDLNYDRGVVGMARSQSPNSANSQFFIMFDEGAFLNGQYTVVGRVTEGMEIVDAIKRGAGPNGSVLGTPDQMQAVRVTD; via the coding sequence GTGAATAAGATCTCACTCATCGCGGTCCTGCTGCTGGGCACCCCCGCCTTTGCGGCGGGCCTGGAGATCGATATCGCAGGCGAGGCCAATGGCACCATCAAGGTCGATCTGCTGGAAGAGGTGGCCCCGCAGCATGTGGAACGGATCACGACCCTCGCCGAGCAGGGCGCCTATGACGGGGTGGTGTTTCACCGCGTGATCGACGGCTTCATGGCCCAGACCGGCGACGTGCAGTTCGGCAAGGCGGGCGGTGATCTGTCCGGAGCGGGGCGCGGCGGGTCGGACCTGCCGGACCTGCCGGCGGAGTTCTCTGACCTGAACTATGACCGCGGGGTCGTGGGCATGGCGCGCAGCCAGAGCCCCAATTCTGCCAATTCGCAATTCTTCATCATGTTTGACGAGGGCGCGTTCCTGAATGGGCAATACACCGTCGTGGGTCGCGTGACCGAGGGCATGGAGATCGTCGACGCGATCAAGCGCGGCGCGGGACCGAACGGCTCTGTGCTTGGCACGCCGGACCAGATGCAGGCGGTGCGGGTGACAGACTAA
- a CDS encoding DUF3179 domain-containing protein, translated as MARFLCVIAIWLGLADVALAENPFLKSGWPKTDFSKTTVDLSEIRSGGPGKDGIPAVDDPTFVRVGTENRLGAREPVLTVELAGQTPRAYPIRYFMVHEIVNDVIGGVPVAVTFCPLCNSGVVFDRRVGGRVLSFGVSGNLRHSDMVMYDRQTESWWQQAVGEGIVGAYAGRSLKTLPSWMESWEAFKTRNPDGLVLNAPRPGFPYGSNPYVRYDSAARPFLYDGTPPPHGIDPMARVIRVGARAWPMERLRREKKIAEHGVVLSWAGEQASALDSRQIARGRSVGAVRVQDGQGRDLVHDVMFAFAYHAFYPGGAWALK; from the coding sequence ATGGCCCGTTTTCTATGTGTGATCGCGATCTGGCTTGGCTTGGCGGATGTGGCCTTGGCCGAGAACCCGTTTCTGAAGTCCGGCTGGCCCAAGACGGATTTCTCGAAAACGACTGTGGATCTGTCCGAGATCCGCTCTGGCGGGCCGGGCAAGGACGGCATCCCGGCGGTTGATGATCCCACCTTTGTGCGGGTTGGGACTGAAAACCGCCTTGGCGCGCGCGAGCCTGTGTTGACCGTTGAGCTGGCAGGCCAGACGCCGCGGGCCTACCCGATCCGCTATTTCATGGTCCATGAGATCGTCAATGATGTGATCGGCGGGGTGCCGGTGGCGGTGACCTTCTGTCCGCTGTGCAACTCTGGGGTCGTGTTCGACCGCCGGGTCGGCGGGCGGGTTCTGAGCTTCGGAGTCTCCGGCAATCTGCGCCATTCGGACATGGTGATGTATGACCGCCAGACGGAGAGCTGGTGGCAGCAGGCGGTGGGCGAGGGGATCGTCGGGGCCTATGCGGGCCGTAGCTTGAAGACCCTTCCAAGCTGGATGGAGAGTTGGGAGGCGTTCAAGACGCGCAACCCCGACGGGTTAGTGTTGAACGCGCCGCGCCCGGGATTTCCCTACGGCTCCAACCCCTATGTGCGCTATGACAGCGCCGCGCGGCCGTTTCTGTATGACGGCACGCCGCCGCCCCATGGGATCGACCCGATGGCACGGGTGATCCGGGTGGGCGCGCGGGCCTGGCCGATGGAGCGGCTGCGGCGGGAGAAGAAGATCGCCGAGCATGGGGTGGTGCTGAGCTGGGCGGGGGAGCAGGCCTCGGCGCTTGATAGCCGCCAGATCGCGCGCGGGCGCAGTGTTGGTGCGGTGCGGGTGCAAGACGGGCAAGGGCGCGATCTTGTCCATGACGTGATGTTCGCCTTCGCGTATCACGCGTTTTACCCCGGTGGGGCGTGGGCGCTGAAGTAG
- a CDS encoding enoyl-CoA hydratase, with the protein MSDLVLRKDVASTAHLTLNNPAKLNALSDAMIAALHARLEEIAEDESIRVVILSGSGKAFCAGHDLREMQAARQSEDGGQAAWLDLFARCSAMMARIQSLPQPVIAQAHGIATAAGCQLVATCDLAVAHIDTKFGVNGVNIGLFCSTPMVALSRNIPAKQAFEMLTTGEFIPASKAVELGLINRTADDPAAEAAALAQQIASKLGAAVKIGKRAFYEQLEMTTEDAYTYTGQVMATNMARDDTDEGITAFLEKRPPNWD; encoded by the coding sequence ATGAGCGATTTGGTACTGCGCAAGGACGTTGCGTCAACAGCCCACCTGACGCTGAACAACCCGGCCAAGCTGAACGCCCTGTCGGATGCGATGATCGCGGCACTGCACGCCCGGCTCGAGGAGATTGCCGAGGACGAGAGTATCCGCGTCGTGATCCTGTCGGGCAGCGGCAAGGCATTCTGCGCGGGCCACGACCTGCGCGAAATGCAGGCCGCCCGCCAGTCCGAGGATGGCGGCCAGGCCGCCTGGCTCGACCTGTTCGCGCGCTGCTCCGCCATGATGGCCCGCATCCAGTCCCTGCCCCAGCCGGTCATCGCCCAAGCCCATGGCATCGCCACCGCCGCGGGCTGCCAGCTCGTCGCCACCTGCGATCTGGCCGTGGCCCATATCGACACGAAATTCGGGGTGAACGGCGTCAATATCGGGCTCTTTTGCTCCACCCCCATGGTCGCGCTCAGCCGCAACATCCCGGCCAAGCAGGCGTTCGAGATGCTCACCACCGGCGAGTTCATACCAGCCTCCAAGGCCGTCGAGCTCGGCCTGATCAATCGCACCGCCGACGATCCCGCGGCGGAGGCCGCGGCACTGGCCCAACAGATCGCAAGCAAGCTGGGCGCCGCGGTCAAAATCGGCAAACGGGCGTTTTACGAACAGCTCGAGATGACAACTGAGGACGCATACACCTACACCGGCCAGGTGATGGCCACCAACATGGCCCGCGACGACACGGATGAAGGCATCACGGCGTTCCTGGAAAAACGCCCGCCCAACTGGGACTAG